One genomic window of Manihot esculenta cultivar AM560-2 chromosome 16, M.esculenta_v8, whole genome shotgun sequence includes the following:
- the LOC110602864 gene encoding glycerophosphocholine acyltransferase 1 encodes MSSNEDLVEDMVSNGDSFEKVKQRLKDRSKKVAQTKEMLSKQANQTKEILSKQAVKIAKQAEEHQSFLSKVTHLLGVLGFGGFCFLLGARPQDIPYVYCLFYVIFVPLRWIYYRFKKWHYYLLDFCYYANTIFLVDLLLYPKNEKLFMVCFSFAEGPLAWALIVWRCSLVFSSVDKLVSVLIHLLPGLVFFTIRWWNPATFEAMHPEGSSRRASFPYVVEDKSFLLTWLFLVPLVAYTLWQVLYFLIVNVLRRQRLLRDPEVMTSYRELSKKAQKANNVWWRLSGLLGDQNRMFMYILLQAIFTVATTALTVPIFLSYELHAVFQILKVSAAVWNGGSFLLDVMPRQVILKEKKKSEMQPAPIQQDQSPNVMENTVHTIDSSGVGCAAAES; translated from the exons atgTCTAGCAACGAAGACCTTGTTGAGGATATGGTTTCCAATGGAGATTCATTTGAAAAAGTGAAGCAGAGGCTCAAGGACCGATCTAAG AAAGTGGCTCAAACCAAGGAAATGTTATCAAAACAAGCGAATCAGACCAAGGAGATCTTGTCTAAACAGGCTGTTAAGATTGCAAAACAAGCCGAGGAACATCAGAGCTTTCTTAGTAAG GTGACTCATCTTCTTGGTGTTCTTGGTTTTGGGGGATTTTGCTTCCTCCTGGGTGCAA GGCCTCAGGACATTCCATATGTATACTGTTTGTTCTATGTCATATTTGTTCCTCTTCGGTGGATATACTATAGGTTCAAGAAATGGCATTATTATCTTCTG GACTTCTGTTATTATGCCAATACAATATTCTTGGTCGACCTTCTTTTATACCCAAAGAATGAAAAGCTTTTCATGGTTTGCTTCTCATTTGCTGAA GGGCCATTAGCATGGGCATTGATTGTTTGGCGTTGTAGCTTGGTTTTTAGTTCTGTTGACAAACTTGTCAGTGTTCTTATTCATCTTTTACCTG GTTTAGTTTTCTTCACTATAAGGTGGTGGAATCCTGCAACCTTTGAAGCCATGCATCCTGAAGGAAGTTCACGAAGAGCATCATTTCCATATGTAGTAGAAGACAAATCCTTCCTGTTAACTTGGCTGTTCTTGGTTCCCTTAGTTGCTTATACCCTGTGGCAAGTTCTTTATTTCCTCATTGTCAACGTCCTACGTCGGCAGAGGCTACTTAGAGATCCTGAAGTCATGACTTCTTACAG GGAGCTCTCGAAAAAGGCGCAAAAGGCAAACAATGTATGGTGGCGCTTAAGTGGTTTGCTTGGGGATCAGAACCGCATGTTCATGTACATTCTGTTACAAGCTATATTTACTGTGGCAACTACGGCACTCACTGTCCCTATCTTTTTGTCATATGAACTACATGCGGTCTTCCAAATACTCAAGGTTTCTGCAGCTGTATGGAATGGAGGAAGCTTTCTGCTAGATGTAATGCCAAGACAGGTGATTctcaaagagaagaaaaaatcaGAGATGCAGCCAGCACCTATCCAGCAAGATCAATCCCCAAATGTGATGGAGAACACAGTGCATACCATTGATTCTTCTGGGGTGGGGTGCGCTGCCGCGGAGTCCTAA
- the LOC110602813 gene encoding myosin-17 — translation MATPVNIIVGSHVWVEDAAEAWIDGEVFKINGEEVHAHTTKGKTVVANISKVFPKDTEAPPGGVDDMTKLSYLHEPGVLHNLATRYELNEIYTYTGNILIAINPFQRLPHLYDTHMMEQYKGAQFGELSPHVFAVADVAYRAMINEGKSNSILVSGESGAGKTETTKMLMRYLARLGGRAGVEGRTVEQQVLESNPVLEAFGNAKTVRNNNSSRFGKFVEIQFDKNGRISGAAIRTYLLERSRVCQISDPERNYHCFYLLCAAPPEEREKYKLGDPKSFHYLNQSNCYKLDGVNDAEEYLATRRAMDIVGISEEEQEAIFRVVAAVLHLGNIEFAKGAEIDSSIIKDDKCRSHLNMTAELLKCDAKSLEDALIKRVMVTPEEIITRTLDPVGAVVSRDALAKTIYSRLFDWLVDKINSSIGQDPNSKQLIGVLDIYGFESFKFNSFEQFCINFTNEKLQQHFNQHVFKMEQEEYTKEEINWSYIEFVDNQDVLDLIEKKPGGIIALLDEACMFPKSTHETFAQKLYQTFTKNKRFIKPKLSRTSFTISHYAGEVTYLADQFLDKNKDYVVAEHQDLLTASKCSFVAGLFPPLPEESSKSSKFSSIGSRFKLQLQSLMETLSSTEPHYIRCVKPNNVLKPAIFENANIIQQLRCGGVLEAIRISCAGYPTRRTFYEFLLRFGVLAPEVLEGNHDDKVACQMILDKMGLKGYQIGKTKVFLRAGQMAELDARRAQVLGNAARTIQRQIRTYIARKEFIALRQTAICLQSHCRGVLARKIFEQLRREAAALKIQRNFKRYTARKSYLTLYLSAVTLQTGLRAMTARDEFRFRKQTKAAIAIQAQLRRHIAYSYYKKLQRAALTSQCGWRRRVARRELRKLKMAARETGALKEAKDKLEKRVEELTWRLQLEKRLRTDLEEEKAQEIAKLQDALHAMQMQVEEANARVIKEREAARKAIEEAPPVIKETPVLVQDTLKVEQLMAEVESLKASLLSERQAAEEARKACKDAEARNSELSKKLIDSQKKVDQLQESVQRLEDKLSNSESENQVLRQQALTISPTGKSLYGRPKSIILQRTPENGNVANGEPKDMVVAVSNVREPESEEKPQKSLNEKQQENQDLLIKCISQNLGFSGGKPVAACIIYKCLLHWRSFEVERTSVFDRIIQTVASAIEVPDNNDILAYWLSNSSTLLLLLQHTLKASGAASLTPQRRRTASASLFGRMSQGLRASPQSAGLSFLNGRALSRLDDLRQVEAKYPALLFKQQLTAFLEKIYGMIRDNLKKEISPLLGLCIQAPRTSRASLVKGRSQANAVAQQALIAHWQSIVKSLNSCLMIMKANYVPPFLMRKVFTQIFSFINVQLFNSLLLRRECCSFSNGEYVKTGLAELEQWCYEATSEFAGSAWDELKHIRQAVGFLVIHQKPKKTLNEITKDLCPVLSIQQLYRISTMYWDDKYGTHSVSSDVISRMRVMMTEDSNNAVSSSFLLDDDSSIPFTVDDISKSMQQVEIADIDPPPLIRENSSFGFLLPRSE, via the exons ATG gCCACACCGGTTAACATTATAGTAGGTTCTCATGTATGGGTTGAAGATGCAGCAGAGGCATGGATAGATGGGGAAGTTTTCAAAATAAATGGTGAAGAAGTTCATGCTCATACCACAAAGGGGAAAACA GTTGTTGCAAATATATCCAAAGTGTTCCCCAAGGATACTGAAGCTCCTCCCGGAGGTGTAGATGACATGACAAAGTTGTCATACTTGCATGAACCAGGAGTTTTGCATAACTTGGCTACCAGATATGAACTTAATGAAATCTAT ACATACACGGGAAATATACTGATTGCTATAAATCCATTTCAAAGGTTGCCACATCTGTATGATACTCACATGATGGAACAATATAAAGGTGCTCAATTTGGAGAGCTAAGCCCTCATGTTTTTGCAGTTGCAGATGTTGCATACag GGCAATGATCAATGAGGGAAAGAGCAACTCAATTCTAGTTAGTGGAGAAAGTGGTGCTGGTAAGACTGAGACAACAAAGATGCTCATGCGATATCTTGCACGTTTGGGCGGTCGAGCTGGGGTGGAAGGGCGAACTGTTGAACAACAAGTTCTAGAA TCCAATCCAGTTCTTGAAGCATTTGGCAATGCCAAAACTGTTAGGAACAACAACTCAAG TCGTTTTGGTAAATTTGTTGAGATCCAATTTGACAAGAATGGGAGGATATCAGGGGCCGCCATACGAACTTATTTGCTTGAGAGGTCTCGGGTTTGCCAAATTTCTGATCCTGAAAGAAACTATCATTGTTTCTACCTTCTTTGTGCAGCTCCACCTGAG GAAAGGGAGAAGTACAAGTTGGGAGACCCCAAGTCTTTTCATTACTTGAACCAATCCAACTGCTATAAGCTGGATGGAGTAAATGATGCTGAGGAATATCTTGCAACTAGAAGGGCTATGGATATAGTTGGCATCAGTGAAGAAGAGCAG GAGGCAATTTTTAGGGTTGTAGCTGCAGTTCTGCATCTTGGAAACATTGAATTTGCAAAGGGAGCGGAGATAGACTCTTCAATCATAAAGGATGACAAATGTAGATCTCATCTTAATATGACTGCAGAGCTGCTCAA GTGTGATGCCAAGAGCTTGGAAGATGCACTGATAAAACGTGTCATGGTAACTCCAGAAGAGATCATTACAAGGACTCTTGATCCTGTTGGTGCAGTGGTTAGCAGGGATGCCTTGGCTAAGACCATTTATTCCCGCTTGTTTGATTG GCTTGtggataaaattaatagttcaATTGGGCAGGATCCAAACTCAAAACAGTTGATTGGAGTTCTGGATATATATGGTTTTGAAAGTTTTAAGTTCAATAG TTTTGAGCAGTTTTGCATAAATTTTACAAATGAAAAACTGCAGCAGCATTTCAATCAG CATGTCTTTAAAATGGAGCAGGAAGAATATACAAAAGAAGAAATAAATTGGAGCTACATAGaatttgttgataaccaagatgTGCTAGATCTGATCGAGAAG AAACCTGGTGGAATTATAGCACTTCTAGATGAAGCCTG CATGTTTCCTAAATCAACACATGAAACTTTTGCCCAGAAGTTGTACCAGACATTTACAAAAAACAAGCGGTTTATCAAACCTAAGCTTTCTCGTACTAGTTTTACCATATCTCACTATGCAGGGGAG GTAACTTATCTGGCCGATCAATTCCTTGACAAGAACAAGGATTATGTAGTGGCAGAACATCAGGATCTTCTGACAGCCTCAAAATGCTCCTTTGTGGCTGGTCTCTTTCCTCCACTTCCAGAGGAATCATCAAAATCTTCTAAATTTTCTTCCATTGGGTCACGCTTTAAG CTACAACTCCAGTCATTGATGGAGACATTGAGTTCAACTGAGCCCCATTATATCAGGTGTGTGAAGCCAAATAATGTACTCAAGCCTGCAATTTTTGAAAATGCTAACATTATCCAGCAACTACGTTGTGGT ggTGTTCTAGAGGCAATTAGAATCAGCTGTGCTGGATATCCTACCAGACGGACATTCTATGAGTTTCTCCTCCGTTTTGGTGTTCTTGCTCCAGAAGTTCTGGAGGGAAA TCATGATGACAAGGTTGCTTGCCAAATGATTCTGGATAAAATGGGATTGAAAGGTTATCAG ATAGGCAAGACAAAGGTTTTCCTCAGAGCTGGTCAGATGGCTGAACTGGATGCAAGAAGAGCACAGGTGCTTGGAAATGCAGCTAGAACAATTCAAAGACAAATCCGCACATATATCGCACGCAAGGAATTTATTGCATTACGGCAAACTGCTATTTGCCTGCAATCTCATTGCCGGG GTGTATTGGCCCGCAAAATATTCGAGCAGTTGCGAAGGGAAGCAGCAGCTTTGAAGATTCAGAGGAATTTCAAACGATATACTGCCAGGAAATCCTACTTGACTCTATACTTGTCTGCAGTCACATTGCAGACAGGCTTAAGGGCAATGACTGCTCGGGATGAATTCAGATTCAGAAAACAAACTAAAGCTGCAATTGCTATACAG GCACAATTGCGTCGCCATATAGCCTATTCTTATTATAAGAAGCTTCAAAGGGCTGCATTAACTTCTCAATGTGGCTGGAGGAGAAGGGTTGCTCGGAGAGAACTTAGAAAGCTTAAAATG GCTGCAAGGGAAACAGGTGCTCTTAAAGAAGCAAAAGACAAATTAGAGAAGCGTGTGGAAGAGCTGACATGGAGGTTGCAATTGGAGAAGAGATTGAGG ACTGATTTAGAAGAGGAAAAAGCCCAAGAAATTGCCAAGTTACAGGATGCTTTGCATGCAATGCAAATGCAAGTAGAAGAAGCAAATGCTAGAGTTATCAAAGAACGAGAGGCAGCCCGGAAAGCTATTGAAGAGGCACCTCCAGTCATTAAGGAGACCCCTGTTCTTGTCCAAGACACATTAAAGGTCGAACAGTTAATGGCTGAGGTAGAGAGTTTGAAG GCTTCACTGCTATCAGAAAGACAGGCAGCAGAAGAAGCAAGGAAAGCATGTAAAGATGCTGAGGCCAGAAACTCAGAACTGAGCAAGAAACTCATAGATTCACAGAAAAAGGTGGATCAACTTCAGGAATCAGTGCAGAG GTTAGAGGATAAACTTTCCAACTCAGAGTCAGAGAATCAAGTGCTTCGTCAGCAAGCACTTACCATTTCACCAACAGGGAAATCTTTATATGGGCGgccaaaatcaataattttgcAG AGGACCCCGGAGAATGGAAATGTTGCAAATGGAGAACCAAAG GATATGGTGGTTGCTGTATCAAATGTACGTGAACCTGAATCTGAGGAGAAACCACAGAAATCTCTCAATGAAAAGCAGCAG GAGAACCAGGATCTACTGATCAAGTGTATATCACAAAATTTGGGATTCTCAGGAGGCAAACCAGTTGCTGCGTGCATCATTTACAAATGTCTTCTTCACTGGAGGTCATTTGAAGTTGAAAGGACTAGTGTGTTTGACCGTATTATTCAAACAGTAGCTTCAGCTATAGAG GTCCCAGATAACAATGATATCTTAGCCTATTGGTTATCAAATTCATCCACATTGTTGCTGCTGCTCCAACACACACTCAAAGCAAGTGGGGCAGCTAGCTTGACACCACAACGGCGGAGAACAGCATCAGCTTCTCTCTTTGGGAGGATGTCTCAA GGGCTACGGGCATCTCCTCAAAGTGCTGGACTCTCATTCCTTAATGGTCGAGCACTTAGTAGACTGGATGATTTACGACAGGTTGAAGCCAAGTATCCAGCATTACTGTTTAAGCAACAGCTTACTGCCTTCCTTGAAAAGATATATGGAATGATAAGGGACAATTTGAAGAAAGAGATCTCTCCATTGCTTGGTTTATGCATTCAG GCACCAAGAACTTCCCGGGCTAGCTTAGTAAAAGGACGCTCTCAGGCTAACGCTGTTGCTCAGCAAGCTTTAATTGCTCATTGGCAAAGCATTGTGAAAAGCTTAAACAGTTGTTTGATGATAATGAAGGCAAACTAT GTCCCTCCCTTCTTAATGCGTAAAGTTTTCACTCAAATATTCTCATTCATCAATGTTCAGTTGTTCAATAG TCTTCTTTTGCGGCGTGAGTGTTGCTCATTCAGTAATGGAGAATATGTGAAAACAGGTTTGGCTGAATTAGAGCAGTGGTGCTATGAAGCAACCTCAGAA TTTGCAGGCTCGGCATGGGATGAATTGAAGCATATAAGACAGGCTGTTGGATTCCTA GTCATACATCAAAAGCCAAAGAAGACCTTGAATGAAATTACAAAAGATCTTTGTCCT GTGCTGAGCATTCAGCAACTATATAGGATCAGTACCATGTATTGGGATGATAAGTATGGCACACATAGTGTTTCGTCAGAT GTTATATCTAGAATGAGAGTTATGATGACCGAGGACTCGAACAACGCTGTCAGCAGTTCTTTTCTGTTAGATGATGACTCAAG CATCCCATTCACTGTGGATGACATCTCCAAGTCAATGCAACAAGTAGAAATAGCCGACATTGATCCTCCGCCGTTGATTCGTGAAAACTCCAGTTTTGGGTTCTTGCTTCCACGCTCGGAGTGA